A genomic segment from Aegilops tauschii subsp. strangulata cultivar AL8/78 chromosome 1, Aet v6.0, whole genome shotgun sequence encodes:
- the LOC109736575 gene encoding uncharacterized protein — protein sequence MHFDGSKMRLGLGAGIVLSSPKGDPLKYALQIHFTASNNVAEYEALVHGLRLAKELGIWRILCYGDSDLVVQQCSGEWDARDPNMASYRFLVQKLSGFFAGCEFLHVPRAENEASDTLAKIASSRQSIPSGVSLEHLHKPSVKPSPDSESIYVPDDPAAPQPGPGTTQPGPGAAAVDPAAAVLKPGAAEPVSGAAAPEPAMHGGRLCRGDGAIVGPAHLRVSGERGPPHGRDRRPCGHHAASRSLVAKAFRHGFYWTTALEDAESLVLKCEGCQRFSKRIHQPALALRTIAITWPFAVWGLDMAGPFRTARGGMTHLLVAVDKFTKWIEARPIKKLDGPTAVRFVKDIAIRYGMPNSIITDSGTNFAKGAHAQYCSVSGIRLDLASVAHPQSNSQVERANGLMA from the exons atgcacttcgacggctcgaAGATGCGTCTCGGCCTAGGGGCCGGCATTGTGCTATCCTCCCCGAAGGGCGACCCGCTCAAATACGCGCTCCAGATCCACTtcaccgcctccaacaacgtcgccgaatACGAAGCTCTTGTGCACGGCCTCCGGCttgccaaagaactcggcatctGGCGCATCCtatgctatggcgactcggatctggtggtGCAGCAGTGCTCCGGCGAGTGGGACGCCCGTGACCccaacatggcgagctaccgcttcctcgtccagaagcTGTCCGGATTCTTCGCgggctgcgagttcctccatgtccCGCGAGCGGAAAATGAGGCGTCCGACACGCTCGCCAAGATCGCCTCGTCCCGGCAATCCATCCCGTCCGGCGTCTCCCTCGAGCACTTGCACAAGCCATCCGTCAAACCGTCTCCGGACTCCGAGTCCATCTACGTCCCGGACGACCCGGCCGCgcctcaacccggcccggggactactcaacccggcccgggggctgcagccGTCGACCCGGCCGCCGCTGTTCTCAAGCCGGGGGCTGCTGAACCCGTCTCGGGGGCTGCTGCCCCAGAACCCGCCATGCATGGTGGCCGTCTTTGCCGTGGTGACGGCGCCATCGTGGGTCCTGCCCATCTGAGAGTTTCTGGAGAACGAGGTCCTCCCCATGGACGAGATCGAAGACCG tgtgggcaccacgccgcctcGCGGTCTCTGGTGGCCAAGgccttccgccatggtttctactGGACCACGGCCCTCGAAGACGCCGAGTCACTCGTCCTCAAGTGCGAGGGATGCCAGCGCTTCAGCAAGCGCATCCACCAGCCGGCGTTGGCACTCCGGACCATCGCGATCacctggcccttcgcggtctggggactcgacatggcGGGGCCCTTCAGGACTGCTCGAGGCGGCATGACGCATTTGCTggtggcggtggacaagttcaccaaatggatcgaaGCAAGGCCAATCAAGAAACTAGATGGGCCAACGGCCGTCCGATTCGTCAAGGACATCGCAATTCGCTATGGCATGCCGAACAGCATAATCACCGACAGCGGCACCAACTTCGCGAAGGGCGCGCACGCGCAGTACTGCTCCGTctccggcatccgcctcgacctGGCTTCCGTTGCACACCCGCAGTCCAACAGCCAGGTCGAGCGGGCCAACGGCCTCATGGCTTGa